The sequence below is a genomic window from Vibrio spartinae.
ACATCACACTCATTACGCAGTAGTTTTGCCAGCGTGCCAGTGCCTCGCTGGGCAATATCAAACACAACCTGTTGCATTTTCGGCAGACCTTTCCAGTAAAGTGGATGTCTTTTGAGTCTGATAAAGTCGCTCACCTGCATTTCATCAAGATAGAAAGGCCCCGTCCCGACGGGGTGGGTGTCAATCATTGACTTTTCATCTGCATAAATCAGTTGATCGGCATATTCTTTTGAGAGAATCACAGCATGTGTGGTTGAGATATTTGCCAGAAAGCTATTGTCAGGCCGTCGTAATGTGAACTGAACGGTATAGGGATCCAGCGCATCAACACTTTTGACCAGATGTTTGAAGTTAATACCGGCAAACCACGGATAGTGGCTGTTGCTGATATTGTGAAACGGGTTGTATGAGCTAAGGATCCGATCAAAGCTAAATACGACATCTTCAGCATTCAGGTTACGCGATGGACTAAACCATTTCGTATGTTGAAAAGGCACATGATGACGGAGATAGAACGTGTACACTGTACCTTGTTCATTCACGGTCCAACGCTCAGCCAGATTCGGTGAAGGGCGCTGTGTCTCAGGATCGAGAATGAGCAACGTGTCATAAATTTGAGGACCGAGGGATTCAGCAGTAATGCCACTATCAACCAGTTGAGGGTTAAACGTATCCGGTGTCCCCTGCCCACAGTAGACGAAGCCTGTCTGTCTGATTTCGCTATGATCGGTATTCTGGTCATTACAGCCTGTTAAGAGTCCCAGACCGCAGAAACTCAAGGTGAGTTTTATCAGTATTTTCATTTTAAAAGCGAATATATGAAACGAGGCTCTCTAAGCCACAGAAATCTGCCTCAAACAAGCAGCTAATTTACCACTTTTATATAAGTGAACCAATGAAAAACACATTGAAATTGATTCATAACTCACTCATTTTTAGTTATGAGCTGATATTTTCGGATGAGACCTCTTAATTGATGATAGCTTAATCCTAATAATTGAGCGGCATTCTTTTGATTATATTTGGCTTGTGTCAGTGCTTGCATAATGACGTGGCGCTCTTGGGTGTCTACCCACGATCTGAAATTAAGTGGAAATACAATGTCACTCGCATGCGGGGCGTCTTGACTGGTTAGGATGCTTTGCTCCTGATGAACAGCTGCTTCATCGGGGGCGTTGTTGCCTGATGGTGGCTGCAGCCACTGGCACTGAAATGGATCCAGCACTAAATCATCAATTGGGTCATCGACTGAACGATGCTGGTAGACCGCGCGCTCAACCACATTTTTTAATTCCCGGATGTTTCCGGGCCAGTGATAGCCCAGTAATTGGGCTCGTGCTTGTTGACTGAATCCCGCAAAGTAGGGGCGTGCGATTTCATGACACATCCGTATGGCATAGTGTTCGGCGAGTAGTAAAATATCTTCGGTTCTTTCCCGGAGCGGTGGCAGGTGAATAATATCAAAGGCTAACCGATCCAATAAATCTGCGCGAAATTCGTGACGTTCGGCCATGGATAACAAATCACCGTTGGTCGCACAAATCAGGCGGACATCCGTTTTGAGTGTTTTGGAACCACCCACGCGTTCATATTCCCCATATTCAATGACCCGTAGCAGCTTCTCTTGGACATTCAGCGGTGCTGCTGCCAGCTCATCAAGAAACAGACTGCCATGTTCTGCCCGTTCAAAACGGCCTTGATGACGTCCTTTTGACCCGGTAAAAGCCCCTGCTTCATGACCGAACAGTTCGGAGTCAATCACCCCTTCGGCAAGCGCAGCACAATTGAGAGAAATCATCGGATGTTCCCATCGTTGGGACAAATAATGGATACGTTGGGCAATCAGTTCTTTACCGGTTCCCCGTTCTCCTAAAATCAAAACCGGTCGATTGATTTGAGCCAGATGAGACGCTTTTTCCAGCACGGCCAGAAAATGAGGGGATTCACCAATCAGGTTAATTTTCATGGGCTATTCCAATAAGCAGTTTCAATCATCAAATAATGGTCAGATTAACCAAAAAGTGGTCATAAATACAAATGTTGTGAAGGGGAGATGCTCTGATATATGTTAATTATTTGATTTTTATGATTTTTTAAATATGGCACAGGTTTTGAATAGTATGAAGTGGCATAGCGTATGAACAGACCATGTAAACAAGAGGAACATCATATGGGTATTTTTTCCCGATTTGCAGATATTGTAAATTCTAATATCAGTGCATTACTTGATAAAGCAGAAGACCCTGAAAAAATGATTCGTCTGATTATTCAGGAGATGGAAGACACGTTGGTTGAGGTTCGGAGCCACTCTGCCAAAGTGTTGGCAGATAAAAAAGAGCTGTTGAGAAAAATAGAGTCTCTCGACAGTCAGATCGAAGAGTGGACACAAAAAGCCTCTCTGGCACTGGCGAAAGAGCGAGAAGATCTGGCCCGCGCGGCGCTGATAGAAAAGCAGAAGTTGCAGGATACGGTTAAAGGTTTAAAAACAGAGTTTACGTTGGTTGAAGAGACCATTGATAAACTGGCGGATGAAATCACCAAGTTAGAAACTAAAATTACCGAAACCAGAGCCAAACAGAAGGCGATGATGATTCGGGCGCAGACCGCGGGGAAGCGTCGTGATGTTCAAAAGCATTTGCAGCGCAACCGAACCGATGAAACGATGGCAAAATTTGATCAGTTTTCAAGACGTGTCGATGAGCTTGAAGCTGAAGCGGATATTTACGAGCACACCGGGCAAGGGAAGACTTTAGAGCAAGAGTTTGCCAATCTTCAGGCCCAGGATGAGATTGACAGCGAGTTGGCGAAGTTGAAACAGGCGCTGAAAAAAAATGAGTCAGAATAAGGAATAACTATGTTAGTGATGCTTGTGTCTGTACCACTGATCGTCTTTATGGTGGTGGTGGCACCTTTATGGCTGATTCTTCACTATCGAAGCAAAAAACGTTCGGAGAGTGGTTTGAGTCAGGAAGACTATGAACAGTTGGCGGCTTTGTCGGCAAAAGCGGATTCTCTACAACAGCGTGTTCATACGTTAGAAAAAATTCTCGATGATGAGACGCCAAACTGGAGGTCACATTATGAAGGGGCATAAATCCCTGTATCGGGATCCTCGTCATGGCAAAATATCAGGTGTGTGTGCCGGCGTTGCCAACTATTTTGAGCTGGAAGTGTGGCTGGTCAGAATCATTGTGTTGTCAGCCACGTTATTGGGGGGCGGCTTTCTGGTGATTCTGGCTTATATTGCGCTTAGCTTAATGTTGGAAAAACAGCCGGAAGATTATGATCAGACCGTTCAGATGCAGCGTGAGCATAAGCTGAAAAGTCGGCCATGGAAACAGGGTGCTTCCGCTCACCAGCTCCTCCATAATTTATCGCAGGAGCTTGATAAGGTTGAAGTCAAAGTCTGTCAGATTGAGGCTTACGTGACATCCGATGCATTCAAAGTCAATAAGGCTTTTCGGGATTTATAAGTTGTTGTTAGGGACAAGGCTTGCGATCTGTTCAGGGCAATCCGTTCAGAGAGTCTCCGGTGTTGAATGTTTCAAACACCGGAGAGCAACATCTTTACAGTGGCGTTGATATTGTCAGGCCGAGAGACTGTCGAGTGCTTCCTGATAACGCTGGAATCCCGCTTCTAGGTCAGCAATTAAATCATCGGTATCTTCGAGGCCGATGTGAATACGAATCAGCGTTCCGGTAAAGTTTGGATGCGCAACCGTGCGTAATGCATTGAAGCTTTTCGGTTCATTGGCAAGAATCAGACTTTCAAACCCACCCCATGAATATCCCATACTGAAATGTTGCATGTTATCGAGCAAAGCGGTCGTTGCACGCGAATGACTGGTTTTCAATACAAACGAGAACAAACCGTTTCCTCCGGTAAAATCCCGTTGGAAATAGTCATGTCCCGGACACGTTTCCAGCCCCGGATGGCGCACATGATCCACTTCCGGACGTTCTGCCAGCCAGCGAGCCACTTTCAAACTGCTTTCAGCGTGTTGTCTGAGTCGGACATCGAGCGTCCGGATACCGCGCAATCCCAAATAAGCATCGTCAGGGGAGACACATTGACCCATCAAATAGCTTTGTTCCCGTAGTTGCTCCCAACACTTTTCATTGGCAACGGCGGTGCCCAACATGCTGTCAGAATGACCGACAATATATTTAGTGGCAGCCTGTACCGAAATATCTACACCGTGCTCAAAGGGTGAAAAATTCACGCCTGCGGCCCACGTGTTATCGAGAATCACGATAATGTCATGTGCGTGAGCAATCCGGGATAACGTCGGGATATCCTGAACTTCCATCGTGATCGACCCGGGGGATTCGGTAAATAGAATCTTAGTATTAGGACGAATCAGGGATTCAATGTCTTCACCGATCATCGGATCGTAATAGGTGGTTTCAATCCCCATCTTTTTCATGATGGTTTCGCAAAACTCGCGGGTCGGCTCGTAACAAGTATCGACCATCAGAATGTGATCACCGGTAGACACAAATGAGAGAATTGCATTGGTAATGGCTGCCGTACCACAAGGATACAGTGCACATCCGGCACCGCCTTCGATATCGGTCATGGCCTCTTGAAACGCAAAATGTGTATTGGTGCCACGACGACCATAGAACAACGTTTTATTGGCCCGGTTGATCGTCGCGTGATTTTTGGCAGCGACGGAATCGAAAATAATAGAAGAGGCTCGTTGTACTGGCGGGTTCACCGCGCCTTGTGTCCATTCTTTATTACGACCAGTGGTGACAAACTTCGTTTTTCTTCCTTCTGACATGCAAAGTCCTTTGAGGCGAATTCAGTGATTATTTATTTAAAACATGGGAGAGATATGCATTTCAACCCTGAGAATAAAAAAAGTCACAATAATGGGTTAAAAAGGTAGAAAATCCGTTCTAAAAGTCGATTGTAATGGGGCCGATTTTGCCATTCTTCATCCGTCACAGGATAGGATTGCTGAATATATTCATCCTGCAATCGAGATAGCTTTTGGGTAAATTCAATATCATCAACAGCCAGCGTGACTTCAAAATTTAACCATAGGCTACGCATATCCATATTGACGGTGCCGACCAGACAAAATTGTTGATCGATGACAACGGATTTGGTGTGGAGCAGACCACCATAAAACTCATAGATGGTGATACCGATATCCAGTAACTCACCGTAAAATGAGCGAGAAGCCCACTTGACCATGGTTGAATCATTCTTATGGGGAATGATGAGATCAATGCTGATTCCCCGTTGGGCCGCGGTTTTCAGCGCAGAGAGCAGCTCAGAACTGGGCACGAAATAAGGGGTGGTGATTCTGATGGACTCATTGGACTGGTGAATGGCGAGGATCAGTGCCTGAGAAATCAAGTATTCGGGCATCCCCGGCCCAGATGGGACGACCTGAATCGGATGGCGTGGTAAACCGTCATCAATGCGACACTGGGGAACTTGCGGAAACTCTCTGACGCCAGTTTCAAATTCCCAATCCCAGCAGTGAATTGCTGCCAGCACATTTACGGTCGGCCCTGTGAGACGGACCATAATATCAATCCACTGACCGACACCGGAGTCCTGTTTGAAAAACGCCGGATCGACCAAATTCATTGAGCCTGTATAAGCCACCAGATCATCAATCACAATAATTTTTCGGTGTTGGCGGAGATCAAGACGATGCAGAAAAATACGCCACGGGCGGACTTCCAGTGCCTGAACGATCTGAACGCCGGCATCGGTCATCATGTGGTACCAGTGGCTTTTGATAAAACGGTGACTGCCCGCAGAGTCTAGCAGTATTTTGACATCGACCCCCCGTTTCACTGCCTGAATAAGACTTGAGGCGACGGCATCTGCCAGTCCGCCGACATGCCATATATAAAAAACCATGCGGATAGAACGCTGTGCCTGTTCAATATCTGCGATGATTGAATTCAGAATGACCTTCGGATCGCGCTGTAGCGCCAGCGTGTTTCCGCTGAGAGCCGGAATCCCCATGCGATGATTACAGAGTTCATCGATTTTATAGATGTGTGCACCCATATTCTCGGTAATGTGAGCCTGACAGTGATTCAGTTGCGTAAACCATTCGCCGAAAGAAGGTGACATCGTTTTGGCTAGCTCAGCCCTTTTTCTGCCAAGATTGAGCTCTCCGAAGAGGAAATAGCAGAAAACGCCAAGAATCGGCAGAATATAGATGACCATCAGCCATGCCAGAGAAACACTGACGGCTCTCTTTTTAAAAACGATTCGAAACGTCACAAGTGCGACTAGTAACCAATAGATACCAATGCTGACTAAAGTGAGGATGTGATAAATTTTATCCATATACCGTTGTATATCCGTTTTATCTCTTCATGGATATTAATGTGAAAGTATCGTTTAGGGAAGCAAGATTCACCCACACCTATCAATTGTTACAATTGATAGGTGTGGGGGCTTGGTGTTGATATTTTTATTTCTCCCAGAGGACGTTAGCTTCTGAGTTTAAATTGTTGAATTAAACCGTTGAGCTGTTCAGATTGTTCGGTGAGTTCTTGAGCGGACTGAGCACACTGTTCTGAATTTGTGGTGTTTTGATGTGTCACTTCATCAATCTGATGGATGCCTAAATTGATCTGTTCCGCACCCGTTGCCTGCTCTGTCGCTGCCTGAGCAATTCCATTCACTAACGTTGAGACTTCACTAACACTCTGCACGATTTTGTCCAACGCTGCTGCGGTTTGTTCTGAGAGCTGGATCCCGCGTTTGGTTCTTTGCGCTGAGGTTTCGATGAGTGAGGCCGTTTGTTGTACAGCTTTTGCACTGCGGGCTGCCAACTGGCGGACTTCATCAGCGACGACCGCAAAACCACGGCCTTGTTCTCCGGCGCGAGCGGCTTCGATCGCCGCATTCAGTGCCAGTAAGTTCGTCTGTTC
It includes:
- the pspF gene encoding phage shock protein operon transcriptional activator: MKINLIGESPHFLAVLEKASHLAQINRPVLILGERGTGKELIAQRIHYLSQRWEHPMISLNCAALAEGVIDSELFGHEAGAFTGSKGRHQGRFERAEHGSLFLDELAAAPLNVQEKLLRVIEYGEYERVGGSKTLKTDVRLICATNGDLLSMAERHEFRADLLDRLAFDIIHLPPLRERTEDILLLAEHYAIRMCHEIARPYFAGFSQQARAQLLGYHWPGNIRELKNVVERAVYQHRSVDDPIDDLVLDPFQCQWLQPPSGNNAPDEAAVHQEQSILTSQDAPHASDIVFPLNFRSWVDTQERHVIMQALTQAKYNQKNAAQLLGLSYHQLRGLIRKYQLITKNE
- the pspC gene encoding envelope stress response membrane protein PspC, with product MRRQTGGHIMKGHKSLYRDPRHGKISGVCAGVANYFELEVWLVRIIVLSATLLGGGFLVILAYIALSLMLEKQPEDYDQTVQMQREHKLKSRPWKQGASAHQLLHNLSQELDKVEVKVCQIEAYVTSDAFKVNKAFRDL
- the pspA gene encoding phage shock protein PspA; translated protein: MGIFSRFADIVNSNISALLDKAEDPEKMIRLIIQEMEDTLVEVRSHSAKVLADKKELLRKIESLDSQIEEWTQKASLALAKEREDLARAALIEKQKLQDTVKGLKTEFTLVEETIDKLADEITKLETKITETRAKQKAMMIRAQTAGKRRDVQKHLQRNRTDETMAKFDQFSRRVDELEAEADIYEHTGQGKTLEQEFANLQAQDEIDSELAKLKQALKKNESE
- the pspB gene encoding envelope stress response membrane protein PspB, with the protein product MLVMLVSVPLIVFMVVVAPLWLILHYRSKKRSESGLSQEDYEQLAALSAKADSLQQRVHTLEKILDDETPNWRSHYEGA
- a CDS encoding cystathionine beta-lyase, giving the protein MSEGRKTKFVTTGRNKEWTQGAVNPPVQRASSIIFDSVAAKNHATINRANKTLFYGRRGTNTHFAFQEAMTDIEGGAGCALYPCGTAAITNAILSFVSTGDHILMVDTCYEPTREFCETIMKKMGIETTYYDPMIGEDIESLIRPNTKILFTESPGSITMEVQDIPTLSRIAHAHDIIVILDNTWAAGVNFSPFEHGVDISVQAATKYIVGHSDSMLGTAVANEKCWEQLREQSYLMGQCVSPDDAYLGLRGIRTLDVRLRQHAESSLKVARWLAERPEVDHVRHPGLETCPGHDYFQRDFTGGNGLFSFVLKTSHSRATTALLDNMQHFSMGYSWGGFESLILANEPKSFNALRTVAHPNFTGTLIRIHIGLEDTDDLIADLEAGFQRYQEALDSLSA
- the cls gene encoding cardiolipin synthase — its product is MDKIYHILTLVSIGIYWLLVALVTFRIVFKKRAVSVSLAWLMVIYILPILGVFCYFLFGELNLGRKRAELAKTMSPSFGEWFTQLNHCQAHITENMGAHIYKIDELCNHRMGIPALSGNTLALQRDPKVILNSIIADIEQAQRSIRMVFYIWHVGGLADAVASSLIQAVKRGVDVKILLDSAGSHRFIKSHWYHMMTDAGVQIVQALEVRPWRIFLHRLDLRQHRKIIVIDDLVAYTGSMNLVDPAFFKQDSGVGQWIDIMVRLTGPTVNVLAAIHCWDWEFETGVREFPQVPQCRIDDGLPRHPIQVVPSGPGMPEYLISQALILAIHQSNESIRITTPYFVPSSELLSALKTAAQRGISIDLIIPHKNDSTMVKWASRSFYGELLDIGITIYEFYGGLLHTKSVVIDQQFCLVGTVNMDMRSLWLNFEVTLAVDDIEFTQKLSRLQDEYIQQSYPVTDEEWQNRPHYNRLLERIFYLFNPLL